In Penaeus monodon isolate SGIC_2016 chromosome 7, NSTDA_Pmon_1, whole genome shotgun sequence, the following are encoded in one genomic region:
- the LOC119575253 gene encoding translation initiation factor IF-2, mitochondrial-like, translated as MNMVQSQAKRDLLECGLQLEEDGGDVQAVPISALKGQNLDLLVEALATQAELLNLRADPLGFVEAVVVESRTDPGRGKVATCIIQRGTLRKGAVLVAGRAWAKVRNMFSDGGKPIKAAPPGTPVQVIGWRDLPSAGDEVLEVESEHRATEIMHWRSDMAVKEKEKEELIAIQEKLNEHLKVYRAQLEERRRLGIRYKVRRKDPREKEVKEVATGPKVSIVLKGDVDGSIEAILDVLETYHSEECDLDIISYGVGTVTPNDITMAATFSGSIYAFNTTVPPEIRKMALEKKVTIKETNIIYRLVEDLKEELSEQLPMKDVEEVLGEANLLAEFVVTEGKKKIPVAGCRCVKGTLKKAALYRVIRGQDIIHEGPLLSMRHHKSEVETINRDKECGLMFEDETLRFEPGDQIICYKINKVKQITDWDPGF; from the exons ATGAATATGGTCCAGTCGCAGGCAAAACGCGATCTACTTGAATGTGGGCTGCAGctagaggaggacggaggagatgTGCAAGCTGTCCCGATATCTGCTTTAAAGGGCCAGAACCTTGACCTGTTAGTGGAAGCTCTGGCAACACAGGCTGAGTTACTCAATCTACGAGCTGATCCTTTAGGCTTTGTTGAGGCAGTTGTGGTGGAGTCCAGGACAGAtccagggagagggaag GTTGCTACTTGTATCATCCAACGAGGTACCCTAAGGAAGGGGGCTGTGTTGGTAGCTGGAAGAGCTTGGGCAAAAGTGCGCAACATGTTCAGTGATGGAGGAAAGCCCATTAAGGCAGCCCCACCTGGAACACCTGTACAG GTGATTGGATGGCGGGATCTTCCATCAGCTGGTGATGAGGTTTTGGAAGTGGAGTCAGAGCACAGGGCCACTGAGATTATGCATTGGAGAAGTGACATGGcagtaaaagagaaggaaaaggaggagctgATCGCCATACAGGAAAAACTAAATGAACATCTGAAGGTGTACCGTGCTCAGCTTGAAGAGAGACGGAGATTGGGTATCAG ATATAAAGTGCGTCGCAAGGACCCCAGAGAGAAGGAAGTCAAAGAAGTAGCCACTGGACCAAAAGTATCAATAGTACTAAAAGGGGATGTAGATGGATCTATCGAAGCTATATTGGATGTTTTAGAGACCTATCACAGTGAAGAATGTGATCTTGATATTATAAGTTATGGGGTTGGTACGGTCACCCCAAATGACATCACAATGGCAGCAACATTCTCAG GTTCAATATATGCCTTCAACACCACAGTACCTCCAGAGATTAGAAAAATGGCCCTAGAAAAGAAGGTGACCATTAAAGAGACCAATATTATATACCGACTGGTGGAGGACCTCAAGGAAGAGCTATCAGAACAGCTTCCTATGAAAGATGTGGAAGAGGTTCTAG GTGAAGCCAACCTCCTAGCAGAGTTTGTTGTGACGGAAGGCAAAAAGAAGATTCCCGTGGCAGGATGTCGGTGTGTCAAAGGAACACTGAAGAAGGCTGCACTTTATCGTGTGATTCGTGGGCAAGATATCATCCATGAAG GTCCTTTGCTTTCCATGCGCCACCACAAGTCTGAAGTAGAAACAATAAACAGGGACAAAGAGTGCGGACTAATGTTTGAGGATGAGACCTTGAGGTTTGAGCCTGGAGATCAGATTATTTGTTACAAGATCAATAAAGTGAAACAAATCACTGATTGGGATCCTGGGTTTTGA